In candidate division KSB1 bacterium, a genomic segment contains:
- a CDS encoding redoxin domain-containing protein translates to MKKAVYSNLKKQRGALFVLSNCSDLKWRLAKLQVCGAAFIVLSPGPADELRKVRKRTEFPYPFVEDKGLALAKKLKLQIAADQIQPAIFAVNKKREINLVQLGRNGSYYGDKELQKYLDCEFELALQF, encoded by the coding sequence ATAAAAAAAGCTGTTTATAGTAACCTTAAAAAGCAACGTGGTGCTCTGTTTGTTTTAAGCAATTGCTCAGATCTCAAGTGGAGACTTGCCAAGCTTCAGGTTTGTGGGGCTGCTTTCATCGTGCTTTCTCCAGGTCCGGCTGATGAGTTAAGAAAGGTTCGAAAGCGAACGGAGTTTCCTTACCCCTTTGTAGAAGATAAAGGGTTGGCATTGGCTAAAAAGTTGAAATTGCAAATAGCTGCGGACCAGATTCAACCCGCGATTTTTGCCGTTAACAAGAAACGCGAAATCAACTTGGTGCAATTAGGGCGAAACGGCAGTTATTACGGCGATAAAGAATTGCAAAAATATTTGGATTGTGAGTTTGAGTTAGCTTTACAATTTTAA
- a CDS encoding deoxyribonuclease IV: protein MKFGAHVSISDGVFNAPQNGKDVTCDVIQIFTKNQQQWRVKPLTDEEVEKFKAEEKRTGVKAVCVHASYLINLGGFDKQKVYLSRQNFIAEMERAEALGIPYLVIHPGSHLDEGEQKGLQRISESLNFVFDKCPDFKLKILLETTAGQGSNLGYTFEQLAEMKSKVEAQKRIGVCLDTCHIFAAGYELRTEEGYEKTVSELDKIIGCDQVSVIHVNDSKKEFGSRRDRHEHIGEGEIGIEAFKFLMNDSRFTDVAMILETPKGPQNDMDVENLKRLRGLVE from the coding sequence ATGAAATTCGGCGCCCATGTTTCGATTTCCGACGGTGTTTTTAATGCGCCGCAAAACGGCAAGGACGTCACCTGTGACGTCATTCAGATTTTCACCAAGAACCAGCAGCAGTGGCGGGTCAAACCGCTGACGGATGAGGAAGTTGAAAAATTTAAAGCAGAGGAAAAGCGAACGGGTGTGAAAGCGGTTTGTGTGCATGCTTCTTACTTGATCAACCTGGGCGGTTTTGATAAACAAAAGGTGTATCTTTCGAGGCAGAATTTTATCGCGGAAATGGAGCGGGCCGAGGCTCTGGGGATTCCGTATTTGGTTATACATCCCGGCTCGCACCTCGACGAGGGTGAACAGAAGGGACTTCAGCGAATTTCCGAAAGTCTTAATTTTGTATTCGATAAGTGTCCTGATTTTAAACTGAAGATTCTTCTCGAAACCACCGCTGGGCAGGGGAGCAATTTGGGGTACACGTTCGAGCAGCTCGCGGAAATGAAATCGAAAGTCGAAGCTCAAAAACGAATCGGAGTGTGTTTAGATACGTGCCACATTTTTGCAGCGGGATATGAGTTGCGCACCGAAGAAGGGTACGAAAAAACCGTATCCGAACTTGACAAAATCATTGGCTGCGATCAAGTTAGCGTCATTCATGTCAACGACTCGAAAAAGGAATTTGGCAGCAGGAGAGACCGTCACGAGCACATCGGGGAAGGTGAGATTGGTATTGAGGCATTTAAGTTTCTCATGAATGACTCGCGTTTCACAGATGTCGCGATGATTTTAGAAACGCCGAAGGGTCCCCAAAACGATATGGACGTCGAGAATTTGAAAAGACTGCGGGGGTTGGTGGAATAG
- the trxB gene encoding thioredoxin-disulfide reductase codes for MSDFRNVVIIGSGPAGFTAGIYAARGNLEPLILEGEGMGVEIPGGQLMLTTDVENYPGFPEGVQGPELMDLLRKQAQRFGAECIQKYATKVDFSKRPFVVEYDEETVQAKAVIICTGASARWLGIEGDFMGRGVSTCATCDGAFYRDQHVVITGGGDSAMEEATFLTKFASRVTVVHRREELRASKIMQDRARKNDKIDFMWNKIIKEYLGEPSNLTGVLLADTKSGETAEFACDGVFLAIGHVPNTDVFKGQIDMDDAGYILPAQHTATNVEGVFAGGDVVDTRYRQAVTAAAMGCEAAIDAERWLEAQE; via the coding sequence ATGTCGGATTTTAGAAATGTCGTTATCATCGGTTCCGGGCCGGCAGGTTTCACGGCTGGCATTTATGCTGCCAGAGGCAACCTTGAGCCGCTTATTCTCGAAGGCGAAGGCATGGGGGTTGAGATTCCCGGCGGCCAGCTTATGCTTACCACTGACGTCGAAAACTATCCCGGATTTCCGGAGGGTGTGCAGGGACCGGAATTGATGGACCTGCTGCGTAAACAAGCGCAGAGATTCGGCGCCGAGTGCATTCAAAAATATGCCACTAAAGTCGATTTCTCGAAGCGACCTTTCGTGGTCGAGTATGATGAAGAAACCGTGCAGGCAAAGGCTGTCATTATCTGCACCGGCGCCAGCGCCCGCTGGCTTGGCATCGAAGGTGACTTCATGGGCCGCGGCGTTTCGACTTGCGCCACCTGTGACGGGGCCTTCTACCGCGACCAGCACGTCGTCATCACTGGCGGCGGCGACTCGGCGATGGAAGAGGCTACTTTTCTGACGAAATTTGCCAGCCGGGTTACAGTCGTTCACCGGCGCGAGGAACTCCGGGCTTCCAAGATCATGCAGGACCGCGCCAGGAAGAACGACAAGATTGATTTCATGTGGAACAAAATTATTAAAGAGTATCTCGGTGAGCCATCGAATTTGACCGGCGTTCTTCTGGCAGATACCAAGTCCGGTGAGACGGCAGAGTTCGCCTGCGACGGGGTCTTTCTGGCGATCGGGCATGTTCCCAACACCGACGTCTTCAAGGGACAAATTGACATGGACGATGCCGGCTACATTTTACCAGCCCAGCACACTGCGACAAATGTTGAAGGCGTCTTCGCAGGTGGTGATGTTGTCGATACCCGCTATCGTCAGGCGGTTACTGCGGCGGCGATGGGTTGTGAGGCCGCCATCGATGCGGAAAGGTGGCTCGAGGCGCAGGAATGA